From the Astyanax mexicanus isolate ESR-SI-001 chromosome 9, AstMex3_surface, whole genome shotgun sequence genome, one window contains:
- the cep126 gene encoding centrosomal protein of 126 kDa isoform X1 produces MQNLKEPLYYSNFRPGLDVELDDDRELLVEEQKSCRTRARKFCLETNRRRKALEERRRQWDVQEQRLREKILQQRKQRVQDATERFQRAHLPPSLRRRPGSGKRVPNLDEALGQIHGSLGSYVQHSLISRSCTPSPKPPGGSSGPHSRRVVSAAEAYSRLMQERSLSEFKSSQLIFLNQLQETEHQPQVSPQEHPDTPPSPSESLSSLDSLENEIPQQGHGTSPARSSSFLDPPGIQNVQNPASPQQLNLLTQSKSFLEEVLSQQGSPSSSSSSPSLGESADSADSADDDLQSLQSLQDLTQALELCNLNDQSESFYTQSTPCCQNVHAQQDLTTNSGHMAYCYDSTVRGNASRECKALHVEPDTTPLEFASLTRQELGRKLEEKCTKHPSENCPFQPVNGCRHKNDLSQASSSASRVVASNVDAGSSIRFGGSCHASQLDSSNSANSQFCKKIPDADKANQKESKPINHEEKCRNEDPSNLREECSNRRIVATAFKSSKSSNTFNSSRTGEESHKTSENTANYGENSKNEDPSNLPNEFTNQTLATTMSSKPSKSSRTGEEPDQTSKAYLTPTTTTRCTDVRFLKGILKKNSKYMVGDAKFTQTYTAGNFIFTRQVAMSIRDSMELTRAKVREPENYKSVKKKLRWFDEVNGDEENVKSKPGHLPQNIPSSMDVNHQQELYQLASTNAPTGTLGRISSATASSATSSTRQAWTDVKTQDEEPTQEPKEPKEPKIQRPGPRIAGPRIPRRVCSARNAISGPTASRNRKGTVIRPQSATEAQRVLKNQGKGKTLVPRPPPRSDQVLESQFNSAEPTVYITTKTAYNPWDSDCPHNKPDNTHPDNQPPASHHHFPRAEAEGALPAPAPPSYAYTYETVSKGIYALCQPEAQAGSARRPLQFRENGICLDRTPTDEEISLLWHGVRSALASKEVGDPRSFLAPSGPLSALPQGRANLSHVTINGDSLLSGVKAVTRMGQFFLSPSNVRTPVRRPTVESNMVKNRDKKHQLIYQATVPISGYSSKADQTAQDEEVLDSGVQVAVDVSQLQRAGVVHRGQVFGLSALSLEEQRLLQSLDRLNHRLQYVQDMSAGNTALKGVFTLDSANNQSPQTGEVLGGTQRRYHNGSAAENRTRSHRRY; encoded by the exons ggctctggaggagaggaggaggcagTGGGATGTTCAGGAGCAGAGGTTGAGAGAGAAGATCCTGCAGCAGAGGAAGCAGAGGGTACAGGATGCTACAGAGCGATTTCAGAGAGCTCATCTCCCTCCATCTCTACGGAGGAGACCAG GTTCTGGTAAAAGAGTTCCTAACCTGGATGAAGCACTTGGACAGATTCATGGATCCCTGGGCTCTTATGTTCAGCATTCACTCATCAGCAG AAGCTGTACTCCCTCCCCTAAACCTCCAGGGGGCTCCAGTGGTCCTCACAGCAGGCGTGTGGTTTCTGCAGCCGAGGCCTACAGCAGACTCATGCAGGAGAGAAGCCTGAGTGAGTTCAAGAGCAGCCAGCTGATCTTCCTCAACCAGCTGCAGGAGACAGAGCACCAACCGCAGGTCAGCCCACAG GAACACCCAGACACTCCGCCCAGCCCTTCAGAAAGCCTGTCTAGCCTGGACAGCCTGGAGAACGAGATCCCTCAGCAGGGTCACGGCACCAGCCCCGCCCGCTCCAGCTCCTTTCTGGACCCTCCAGGCATCCAGAACGTCCAAAATCCAGCTTCACCACAGCAGCTGAACCTGTTGACTCAGTCCAAGAGCTTTCTGGAGGAGGTATTAAGTCAGCAGGGCAGCCCCAGTTCCAGCTCCAGCTCCCCATCGCTTGGTGAATCAGCAGATTCGGCAGATTCAGCAGATGACGACCTCCAAAGTCTCCAAAGTCTCCAGGATCTCACACAAGCACTGGAGCTGTGCAACCTCAACGACCAATCAGAAAGCTTCTACACCCAGTCTACTCCCTGCTGCCAAAATGTGCACGCTCAGCAGGACCTCACCACTAATTCGGGACATATGGCTTACTGTTATGACAGCACTGTTCGCGGGAACGCTTCCAGAGAGTGCAAAGCGTTGCACGTTGAGCCAGATACCACACCTCTGGAATTCGCCAGCTTGACTCGACAGGAGCTGGGAAGAAAGTTGGAGGAGAAGTGTACTAAGCATCCATCTGAGAACTGTCCTTTTCAGCCAGTCAATGGATGCAGACACAAGAACGATTTATCCCAGGCTTCGTCCAGCGCCAGTCGGGTTGTTGCATCTAATGTGGACGCAGGTTCTTCAATTCGATTTGGAGGCTCTTGTCATGCCTCGCAGCTTGATAGCTCTAATTCTGCAAATTCTCAGTTCTGTAAGAAGATTCCAGATGCTGATAAAGCCAATCAGAAGGAATCTAAACCCATTAACCATGAAGAAAAGTGCAGGAACGAAGATCCTTCCAACCTACGGGAAGAATGTTCCAATAGAAGAATCGTCGCCACTGCGTTCAAGTCTTCCAAGTCTTCCAATACATTCAATTCTTCCAGAACTGGAGAAGAATCTCACAAAACATCAGAAAACACTGCAAACTATGGAGAGAACTCGAAGAACGAAGATCCTTCCAATCTACCCAATGAATTTACCAACCAAACTCTCGCCACTACTATGTCTTCCAAGCCTTCAAAGTCTTCTCGAACTGGCGAAGAACCTGACCAAACATCAAAAGCCTACTTAACGCCTACTACAACAACCAGATGCACCGATGTGCGATTCCTCAAGGGAATACTCAAGAAGAACTCCAAGTATATGGTAGGAGATGCCAAatttacacaaacatacactgcAGGCAACTTCATCTTCACCAGACAAGTGGCCATGTCCATTCGTGACAGTATGGAGCTCACCAGAGCGAAGGTGCGAGAGCCAGAGAACTACAAGAGTGTGAAAAAGAAGCTTCGCTGGTTTGACGAGGTCAACGGCGATGAAGAAAACGTCAAAAGCAAACCAGGTCATCTACCTCAAAATATTCCATCTTCAATGGATGTAAACCACCAACAGGAGTTATATCAGTTGGCTTCTACGAACGCACCAACAGGAACACTAGGAAGGATTAGTTCTGCTACTGCTTCTTCTGCAACCAGTTCCACTCGACAAGCATGGACCGATGTTAAAACCCAAGATGAAGAACCAACACAGGAACCCAAGGAACCCAAAGAACCCAAAATTCAAAGGCCAGGACCTCGTATCGCTGGTCCTCGTATTCCTCGTAGAGTCTGCTCTGCCAGAAACGCCATTTCAGGACCTACAGCGTCCCGAAACAGGAAAGGAACCGTGATCAGACCTCAGTCTGCAACCGAGGCTCAACGCGTCCTCAAAAACCAAGGCAAAGGCAAGACCCTGGTGCCTCGACCTCCTCCCAGATCTGATCAGGTTCTGGAGTCTCAATTCAACTCAGCCGAGCCCACCGTTTACATCACCACCAAGACGGCCTACaacccctg GGACAGTGACTGCCCCCACAACAAACCAGACAACACTCATCCAGACAACCAGCCCCCAGCATCTCACCATCACTTTCCCAGAGCTGAAGCTGAAGGCGCTCTACCGGCCCCGGCTCCACCCTCCTACGCCTACACCTACGAGACCGTGTCCAAAGGCATCTACGCCCTCTGCCAGCCCGAGGCCCAGGCGGGCAGCGCCAGGCGCCCGCTCCAGTTCAGAGAGAACGGCATCTGCCTGGATCGCACGCCAACCGACGAGGAGATCTCACTGCTGTGGCACGGAGTCCGCTCTGCCTTAGCCAGCAAAGAGG TAGGTGACCCTCGGAGCTTCCTGGCTCCCAGTGGCCCGTTGTCTGCTTTGCCTCAAGGTCGTGCCAATTTGTCCCACGTCACTATAAACGGTGATAGCCTGCTCAGCGGCGTCAAAGCCGTTACACGAATGGGCCAATTTTTCCTCTCTCCCTCCAACG TGAGAACTCCGGTGAGAAGACCCACTGTGGAGAGCAATATGGTGAAAAACAGAGACAAGAAACATCAGTTAATTTATCAG gCTACAGTGCCAATAAGTGGATACTCAAGCAAAGCAGACCAGACTGCGCAGGATGAAG AGGTGTTGGACAGTGGTGTGCAGGTGGCGGTGGACGTGTCTCAGCTGCAGAGGGCTGGTGTGGTGCATCGTGGGCAGGTTTTTGGACTCAGTGCTCTCTCTCTGGAGGAGCAGAGACTGCTGCAGTCTCTGGACAGACTCAACCACCGCCTGCAGT ATGTTCAGGACATGTCTGCAGGAAATACCGCACTGAAAGGAGTCTTCACGTTGGATTCTGCAAAT AACCAGTCTCCCCAGACCGGTGAGGTTTTGGGTGGCACTCAGCGCAGGTACCACAACGGCTCAGCTGCTGAAAACCGCACCCGTTCACACAGACGCTACTGA
- the cep126 gene encoding centrosomal protein of 126 kDa isoform X3 has product MQNLKEPLYYSNFRPGLDVELDDDRELLVEEQKSCRTRARKFCLETNRRRKALEERRRQWDVQEQRLREKILQQRKQRVQDATERFQRAHLPPSLRRRPGSGKRVPNLDEALGQIHGSLGSYVQHSLISRSCTPSPKPPGGSSGPHSRRVVSAAEAYSRLMQERSLSEFKSSQLIFLNQLQETEHQPQEHPDTPPSPSESLSSLDSLENEIPQQGHGTSPARSSSFLDPPGIQNVQNPASPQQLNLLTQSKSFLEEVLSQQGSPSSSSSSPSLGESADSADSADDDLQSLQSLQDLTQALELCNLNDQSESFYTQSTPCCQNVHAQQDLTTNSGHMAYCYDSTVRGNASRECKALHVEPDTTPLEFASLTRQELGRKLEEKCTKHPSENCPFQPVNGCRHKNDLSQASSSASRVVASNVDAGSSIRFGGSCHASQLDSSNSANSQFCKKIPDADKANQKESKPINHEEKCRNEDPSNLREECSNRRIVATAFKSSKSSNTFNSSRTGEESHKTSENTANYGENSKNEDPSNLPNEFTNQTLATTMSSKPSKSSRTGEEPDQTSKAYLTPTTTTRCTDVRFLKGILKKNSKYMVGDAKFTQTYTAGNFIFTRQVAMSIRDSMELTRAKVREPENYKSVKKKLRWFDEVNGDEENVKSKPGHLPQNIPSSMDVNHQQELYQLASTNAPTGTLGRISSATASSATSSTRQAWTDVKTQDEEPTQEPKEPKEPKIQRPGPRIAGPRIPRRVCSARNAISGPTASRNRKGTVIRPQSATEAQRVLKNQGKGKTLVPRPPPRSDQVLESQFNSAEPTVYITTKTAYNPWDSDCPHNKPDNTHPDNQPPASHHHFPRAEAEGALPAPAPPSYAYTYETVSKGIYALCQPEAQAGSARRPLQFRENGICLDRTPTDEEISLLWHGVRSALASKEVGDPRSFLAPSGPLSALPQGRANLSHVTINGDSLLSGVKAVTRMGQFFLSPSNVRTPVRRPTVESNMVKNRDKKHQLIYQATVPISGYSSKADQTAQDEEVLDSGVQVAVDVSQLQRAGVVHRGQVFGLSALSLEEQRLLQSLDRLNHRLQYVQDMSAGNTALKGVFTLDSANNQSPQTGEVLGGTQRRYHNGSAAENRTRSHRRY; this is encoded by the exons ggctctggaggagaggaggaggcagTGGGATGTTCAGGAGCAGAGGTTGAGAGAGAAGATCCTGCAGCAGAGGAAGCAGAGGGTACAGGATGCTACAGAGCGATTTCAGAGAGCTCATCTCCCTCCATCTCTACGGAGGAGACCAG GTTCTGGTAAAAGAGTTCCTAACCTGGATGAAGCACTTGGACAGATTCATGGATCCCTGGGCTCTTATGTTCAGCATTCACTCATCAGCAG AAGCTGTACTCCCTCCCCTAAACCTCCAGGGGGCTCCAGTGGTCCTCACAGCAGGCGTGTGGTTTCTGCAGCCGAGGCCTACAGCAGACTCATGCAGGAGAGAAGCCTGAGTGAGTTCAAGAGCAGCCAGCTGATCTTCCTCAACCAGCTGCAGGAGACAGAGCACCAACCGCAG GAACACCCAGACACTCCGCCCAGCCCTTCAGAAAGCCTGTCTAGCCTGGACAGCCTGGAGAACGAGATCCCTCAGCAGGGTCACGGCACCAGCCCCGCCCGCTCCAGCTCCTTTCTGGACCCTCCAGGCATCCAGAACGTCCAAAATCCAGCTTCACCACAGCAGCTGAACCTGTTGACTCAGTCCAAGAGCTTTCTGGAGGAGGTATTAAGTCAGCAGGGCAGCCCCAGTTCCAGCTCCAGCTCCCCATCGCTTGGTGAATCAGCAGATTCGGCAGATTCAGCAGATGACGACCTCCAAAGTCTCCAAAGTCTCCAGGATCTCACACAAGCACTGGAGCTGTGCAACCTCAACGACCAATCAGAAAGCTTCTACACCCAGTCTACTCCCTGCTGCCAAAATGTGCACGCTCAGCAGGACCTCACCACTAATTCGGGACATATGGCTTACTGTTATGACAGCACTGTTCGCGGGAACGCTTCCAGAGAGTGCAAAGCGTTGCACGTTGAGCCAGATACCACACCTCTGGAATTCGCCAGCTTGACTCGACAGGAGCTGGGAAGAAAGTTGGAGGAGAAGTGTACTAAGCATCCATCTGAGAACTGTCCTTTTCAGCCAGTCAATGGATGCAGACACAAGAACGATTTATCCCAGGCTTCGTCCAGCGCCAGTCGGGTTGTTGCATCTAATGTGGACGCAGGTTCTTCAATTCGATTTGGAGGCTCTTGTCATGCCTCGCAGCTTGATAGCTCTAATTCTGCAAATTCTCAGTTCTGTAAGAAGATTCCAGATGCTGATAAAGCCAATCAGAAGGAATCTAAACCCATTAACCATGAAGAAAAGTGCAGGAACGAAGATCCTTCCAACCTACGGGAAGAATGTTCCAATAGAAGAATCGTCGCCACTGCGTTCAAGTCTTCCAAGTCTTCCAATACATTCAATTCTTCCAGAACTGGAGAAGAATCTCACAAAACATCAGAAAACACTGCAAACTATGGAGAGAACTCGAAGAACGAAGATCCTTCCAATCTACCCAATGAATTTACCAACCAAACTCTCGCCACTACTATGTCTTCCAAGCCTTCAAAGTCTTCTCGAACTGGCGAAGAACCTGACCAAACATCAAAAGCCTACTTAACGCCTACTACAACAACCAGATGCACCGATGTGCGATTCCTCAAGGGAATACTCAAGAAGAACTCCAAGTATATGGTAGGAGATGCCAAatttacacaaacatacactgcAGGCAACTTCATCTTCACCAGACAAGTGGCCATGTCCATTCGTGACAGTATGGAGCTCACCAGAGCGAAGGTGCGAGAGCCAGAGAACTACAAGAGTGTGAAAAAGAAGCTTCGCTGGTTTGACGAGGTCAACGGCGATGAAGAAAACGTCAAAAGCAAACCAGGTCATCTACCTCAAAATATTCCATCTTCAATGGATGTAAACCACCAACAGGAGTTATATCAGTTGGCTTCTACGAACGCACCAACAGGAACACTAGGAAGGATTAGTTCTGCTACTGCTTCTTCTGCAACCAGTTCCACTCGACAAGCATGGACCGATGTTAAAACCCAAGATGAAGAACCAACACAGGAACCCAAGGAACCCAAAGAACCCAAAATTCAAAGGCCAGGACCTCGTATCGCTGGTCCTCGTATTCCTCGTAGAGTCTGCTCTGCCAGAAACGCCATTTCAGGACCTACAGCGTCCCGAAACAGGAAAGGAACCGTGATCAGACCTCAGTCTGCAACCGAGGCTCAACGCGTCCTCAAAAACCAAGGCAAAGGCAAGACCCTGGTGCCTCGACCTCCTCCCAGATCTGATCAGGTTCTGGAGTCTCAATTCAACTCAGCCGAGCCCACCGTTTACATCACCACCAAGACGGCCTACaacccctg GGACAGTGACTGCCCCCACAACAAACCAGACAACACTCATCCAGACAACCAGCCCCCAGCATCTCACCATCACTTTCCCAGAGCTGAAGCTGAAGGCGCTCTACCGGCCCCGGCTCCACCCTCCTACGCCTACACCTACGAGACCGTGTCCAAAGGCATCTACGCCCTCTGCCAGCCCGAGGCCCAGGCGGGCAGCGCCAGGCGCCCGCTCCAGTTCAGAGAGAACGGCATCTGCCTGGATCGCACGCCAACCGACGAGGAGATCTCACTGCTGTGGCACGGAGTCCGCTCTGCCTTAGCCAGCAAAGAGG TAGGTGACCCTCGGAGCTTCCTGGCTCCCAGTGGCCCGTTGTCTGCTTTGCCTCAAGGTCGTGCCAATTTGTCCCACGTCACTATAAACGGTGATAGCCTGCTCAGCGGCGTCAAAGCCGTTACACGAATGGGCCAATTTTTCCTCTCTCCCTCCAACG TGAGAACTCCGGTGAGAAGACCCACTGTGGAGAGCAATATGGTGAAAAACAGAGACAAGAAACATCAGTTAATTTATCAG gCTACAGTGCCAATAAGTGGATACTCAAGCAAAGCAGACCAGACTGCGCAGGATGAAG AGGTGTTGGACAGTGGTGTGCAGGTGGCGGTGGACGTGTCTCAGCTGCAGAGGGCTGGTGTGGTGCATCGTGGGCAGGTTTTTGGACTCAGTGCTCTCTCTCTGGAGGAGCAGAGACTGCTGCAGTCTCTGGACAGACTCAACCACCGCCTGCAGT ATGTTCAGGACATGTCTGCAGGAAATACCGCACTGAAAGGAGTCTTCACGTTGGATTCTGCAAAT AACCAGTCTCCCCAGACCGGTGAGGTTTTGGGTGGCACTCAGCGCAGGTACCACAACGGCTCAGCTGCTGAAAACCGCACCCGTTCACACAGACGCTACTGA
- the cep126 gene encoding centrosomal protein of 126 kDa isoform X2: MQNLKEPLYYSNFRPGLDVELDDDRELLVEEQKSCRTRARKFCLETNRRRKALEERRRQWDVQEQRLREKILQQRKQRVQDATERFQRAHLPPSLRRRPGSGKRVPNLDEALGQIHGSLGSYVQHSLISRSCTPSPKPPGGSSGPHSRRVVSAAEAYSRLMQERSLSEFKSSQLIFLNQLQETEHQPQVSPQEHPDTPPSPSESLSSLDSLENEIPQQGHGTSPARSSSFLDPPGIQNVQNPASPQQLNLLTQSKSFLEEVLSQQGSPSSSSSSPSLGESADSADSADDDLQSLQSLQDLTQALELCNLNDQSESFYTQSTPCCQNVHAQQDLTTNSGHMAYCYDSTVRGNASRECKALHVEPDTTPLEFASLTRQELGRKLEEKCTKHPSENCPFQPVNGCRHKNDLSQASSSASRVVASNVDAGSSIRFGGSCHASQLDSSNSANSQFCKKIPDADKANQKESKPINHEEKCRNEDPSNLREECSNRRIVATAFKSSKSSNTFNSSRTGEESHKTSENTANYGENSKNEDPSNLPNEFTNQTLATTMSSKPSKSSRTGEEPDQTSKAYLTPTTTTRCTDVRFLKGILKKNSKYMVGDAKFTQTYTAGNFIFTRQVAMSIRDSMELTRAKVREPENYKSVKKKLRWFDEVNGDEENVKSKPGHLPQNIPSSMDVNHQQELYQLASTNAPTGTLGRISSATASSATSSTRQAWTDVKTQDEEPTQEPKEPKEPKIQRPGPRIAGPRIPRRVCSARNAISGPTASRNRKGTVIRPQSATEAQRVLKNQGKGKTLVPRPPPRSDQVLESQFNSAEPTVYITTKTAYNPWDSDCPHNKPDNTHPDNQPPASHHHFPRAEAEGALPAPAPPSYAYTYETVSKGIYALCQPEAQAGSARRPLQFRENGICLDRTPTDEEISLLWHGVRSALASKEGDPRSFLAPSGPLSALPQGRANLSHVTINGDSLLSGVKAVTRMGQFFLSPSNVRTPVRRPTVESNMVKNRDKKHQLIYQATVPISGYSSKADQTAQDEEVLDSGVQVAVDVSQLQRAGVVHRGQVFGLSALSLEEQRLLQSLDRLNHRLQYVQDMSAGNTALKGVFTLDSANNQSPQTGEVLGGTQRRYHNGSAAENRTRSHRRY; the protein is encoded by the exons ggctctggaggagaggaggaggcagTGGGATGTTCAGGAGCAGAGGTTGAGAGAGAAGATCCTGCAGCAGAGGAAGCAGAGGGTACAGGATGCTACAGAGCGATTTCAGAGAGCTCATCTCCCTCCATCTCTACGGAGGAGACCAG GTTCTGGTAAAAGAGTTCCTAACCTGGATGAAGCACTTGGACAGATTCATGGATCCCTGGGCTCTTATGTTCAGCATTCACTCATCAGCAG AAGCTGTACTCCCTCCCCTAAACCTCCAGGGGGCTCCAGTGGTCCTCACAGCAGGCGTGTGGTTTCTGCAGCCGAGGCCTACAGCAGACTCATGCAGGAGAGAAGCCTGAGTGAGTTCAAGAGCAGCCAGCTGATCTTCCTCAACCAGCTGCAGGAGACAGAGCACCAACCGCAGGTCAGCCCACAG GAACACCCAGACACTCCGCCCAGCCCTTCAGAAAGCCTGTCTAGCCTGGACAGCCTGGAGAACGAGATCCCTCAGCAGGGTCACGGCACCAGCCCCGCCCGCTCCAGCTCCTTTCTGGACCCTCCAGGCATCCAGAACGTCCAAAATCCAGCTTCACCACAGCAGCTGAACCTGTTGACTCAGTCCAAGAGCTTTCTGGAGGAGGTATTAAGTCAGCAGGGCAGCCCCAGTTCCAGCTCCAGCTCCCCATCGCTTGGTGAATCAGCAGATTCGGCAGATTCAGCAGATGACGACCTCCAAAGTCTCCAAAGTCTCCAGGATCTCACACAAGCACTGGAGCTGTGCAACCTCAACGACCAATCAGAAAGCTTCTACACCCAGTCTACTCCCTGCTGCCAAAATGTGCACGCTCAGCAGGACCTCACCACTAATTCGGGACATATGGCTTACTGTTATGACAGCACTGTTCGCGGGAACGCTTCCAGAGAGTGCAAAGCGTTGCACGTTGAGCCAGATACCACACCTCTGGAATTCGCCAGCTTGACTCGACAGGAGCTGGGAAGAAAGTTGGAGGAGAAGTGTACTAAGCATCCATCTGAGAACTGTCCTTTTCAGCCAGTCAATGGATGCAGACACAAGAACGATTTATCCCAGGCTTCGTCCAGCGCCAGTCGGGTTGTTGCATCTAATGTGGACGCAGGTTCTTCAATTCGATTTGGAGGCTCTTGTCATGCCTCGCAGCTTGATAGCTCTAATTCTGCAAATTCTCAGTTCTGTAAGAAGATTCCAGATGCTGATAAAGCCAATCAGAAGGAATCTAAACCCATTAACCATGAAGAAAAGTGCAGGAACGAAGATCCTTCCAACCTACGGGAAGAATGTTCCAATAGAAGAATCGTCGCCACTGCGTTCAAGTCTTCCAAGTCTTCCAATACATTCAATTCTTCCAGAACTGGAGAAGAATCTCACAAAACATCAGAAAACACTGCAAACTATGGAGAGAACTCGAAGAACGAAGATCCTTCCAATCTACCCAATGAATTTACCAACCAAACTCTCGCCACTACTATGTCTTCCAAGCCTTCAAAGTCTTCTCGAACTGGCGAAGAACCTGACCAAACATCAAAAGCCTACTTAACGCCTACTACAACAACCAGATGCACCGATGTGCGATTCCTCAAGGGAATACTCAAGAAGAACTCCAAGTATATGGTAGGAGATGCCAAatttacacaaacatacactgcAGGCAACTTCATCTTCACCAGACAAGTGGCCATGTCCATTCGTGACAGTATGGAGCTCACCAGAGCGAAGGTGCGAGAGCCAGAGAACTACAAGAGTGTGAAAAAGAAGCTTCGCTGGTTTGACGAGGTCAACGGCGATGAAGAAAACGTCAAAAGCAAACCAGGTCATCTACCTCAAAATATTCCATCTTCAATGGATGTAAACCACCAACAGGAGTTATATCAGTTGGCTTCTACGAACGCACCAACAGGAACACTAGGAAGGATTAGTTCTGCTACTGCTTCTTCTGCAACCAGTTCCACTCGACAAGCATGGACCGATGTTAAAACCCAAGATGAAGAACCAACACAGGAACCCAAGGAACCCAAAGAACCCAAAATTCAAAGGCCAGGACCTCGTATCGCTGGTCCTCGTATTCCTCGTAGAGTCTGCTCTGCCAGAAACGCCATTTCAGGACCTACAGCGTCCCGAAACAGGAAAGGAACCGTGATCAGACCTCAGTCTGCAACCGAGGCTCAACGCGTCCTCAAAAACCAAGGCAAAGGCAAGACCCTGGTGCCTCGACCTCCTCCCAGATCTGATCAGGTTCTGGAGTCTCAATTCAACTCAGCCGAGCCCACCGTTTACATCACCACCAAGACGGCCTACaacccctg GGACAGTGACTGCCCCCACAACAAACCAGACAACACTCATCCAGACAACCAGCCCCCAGCATCTCACCATCACTTTCCCAGAGCTGAAGCTGAAGGCGCTCTACCGGCCCCGGCTCCACCCTCCTACGCCTACACCTACGAGACCGTGTCCAAAGGCATCTACGCCCTCTGCCAGCCCGAGGCCCAGGCGGGCAGCGCCAGGCGCCCGCTCCAGTTCAGAGAGAACGGCATCTGCCTGGATCGCACGCCAACCGACGAGGAGATCTCACTGCTGTGGCACGGAGTCCGCTCTGCCTTAGCCAGCAAAGAGG GTGACCCTCGGAGCTTCCTGGCTCCCAGTGGCCCGTTGTCTGCTTTGCCTCAAGGTCGTGCCAATTTGTCCCACGTCACTATAAACGGTGATAGCCTGCTCAGCGGCGTCAAAGCCGTTACACGAATGGGCCAATTTTTCCTCTCTCCCTCCAACG TGAGAACTCCGGTGAGAAGACCCACTGTGGAGAGCAATATGGTGAAAAACAGAGACAAGAAACATCAGTTAATTTATCAG gCTACAGTGCCAATAAGTGGATACTCAAGCAAAGCAGACCAGACTGCGCAGGATGAAG AGGTGTTGGACAGTGGTGTGCAGGTGGCGGTGGACGTGTCTCAGCTGCAGAGGGCTGGTGTGGTGCATCGTGGGCAGGTTTTTGGACTCAGTGCTCTCTCTCTGGAGGAGCAGAGACTGCTGCAGTCTCTGGACAGACTCAACCACCGCCTGCAGT ATGTTCAGGACATGTCTGCAGGAAATACCGCACTGAAAGGAGTCTTCACGTTGGATTCTGCAAAT AACCAGTCTCCCCAGACCGGTGAGGTTTTGGGTGGCACTCAGCGCAGGTACCACAACGGCTCAGCTGCTGAAAACCGCACCCGTTCACACAGACGCTACTGA